The following are from one region of the Petrotoga mobilis SJ95 genome:
- a CDS encoding formate--tetrahydrofolate ligase has product MLSDIEIARSAKLKKIDLIANELDIPEEYYNLYGKNIAKVSHKYLNELNFKNDGNLVMVTAITPTPAGEGKTTTSISLSMALNKIHKRSIVTLREPSLGPVMGIKGGAAGGGYSQVLPMEDINLHFTGDIHAVTSAHNLISAILDDYIKYNKYDIDSTQVSWPRTMDMNDRALREIIVALGGKKNGYPRQDGFIITAASEIMAILCLIENLEDLKKKLSNIVVAKNKKGEPVTVKDLEITGALSVLLKDAINPNLVQTIENTPAFVHGGPFANIAHGTNSILATKLALKLSDYVVTETGFGSDLGGEKFYDFVSPTFGLKPSATVLVATIRALKYHGGQNLKDLNTPNLESLEKGLPNLQVHVENLKKYNIPVVVSLNKFYSDTDEEINMVKDYCDKLGVEVSVNEGFEKGSEGAIDLAEKVVKVSEQQSELKSIYDFKDPLEVKIEKLAKNIYRASKVEYSSEALSTIKFLKKYGYENLPVIVAKTQYSISDDPKKLGFPKDYTFTIRDFELSAGAGFIVALAGDILRMPGLSKVPNAVNMDIDNEGNISGLS; this is encoded by the coding sequence ATGCTTTCTGATATCGAAATTGCAAGATCTGCAAAGCTAAAAAAAATTGATTTAATCGCAAACGAGCTGGATATTCCAGAGGAGTACTACAATCTTTACGGAAAGAACATTGCCAAAGTTTCCCACAAATATTTGAATGAACTTAACTTCAAAAATGACGGTAATTTAGTAATGGTAACTGCTATTACTCCAACGCCTGCTGGTGAAGGAAAAACTACAACAAGTATTTCACTATCCATGGCTTTAAACAAAATCCACAAAAGGTCAATAGTAACTCTAAGAGAACCTTCTTTGGGTCCAGTAATGGGTATAAAAGGGGGAGCAGCAGGTGGAGGCTACTCTCAAGTACTTCCTATGGAAGACATAAACTTACATTTCACAGGAGACATTCATGCCGTTACCTCAGCCCATAACCTAATATCAGCAATTTTAGATGATTACATAAAGTACAATAAATATGATATAGATTCAACCCAAGTCTCTTGGCCTCGAACTATGGACATGAACGATAGGGCTTTGAGAGAAATAATAGTTGCGTTGGGTGGAAAGAAAAACGGTTATCCCAGACAAGACGGTTTTATAATCACCGCTGCTTCAGAAATAATGGCAATACTATGTTTGATAGAAAATTTGGAAGACTTAAAGAAAAAATTATCTAATATAGTAGTTGCTAAAAATAAAAAGGGAGAACCAGTAACTGTAAAAGATTTAGAAATCACTGGGGCTCTTTCTGTACTCTTAAAAGACGCAATTAATCCTAATTTAGTTCAAACAATTGAAAATACACCTGCCTTTGTTCATGGTGGGCCTTTTGCAAATATCGCTCATGGAACCAATTCTATTTTAGCAACAAAACTTGCCTTGAAGCTTTCTGATTACGTTGTAACCGAAACAGGTTTTGGTTCTGATTTGGGAGGAGAAAAATTCTATGATTTTGTTTCTCCAACTTTTGGCTTAAAACCATCAGCTACGGTTTTGGTAGCTACAATACGGGCTTTAAAATACCATGGGGGACAAAACTTAAAGGATTTGAATACGCCAAACCTTGAAAGTTTAGAAAAAGGATTGCCTAACTTACAGGTTCACGTTGAAAACCTAAAAAAGTACAATATTCCTGTGGTTGTTTCTTTAAATAAATTTTACTCAGATACGGATGAAGAAATCAATATGGTAAAAGATTATTGTGATAAATTAGGTGTAGAAGTAAGTGTCAACGAAGGATTTGAGAAAGGTTCAGAAGGTGCTATAGACTTAGCTGAAAAAGTGGTAAAAGTTAGTGAACAACAATCCGAATTGAAAAGTATTTACGATTTTAAAGATCCTTTAGAAGTGAAAATAGAAAAGTTAGCAAAAAATATCTATCGTGCTTCCAAGGTTGAATATTCTTCGGAGGCCTTATCAACAATTAAATTTTTGAAAAAATACGGATACGAAAATCTCCCTGTAATTGTAGCAAAAACCCAGTATTCTATATCCGACGATCCTAAAAAACTTGGATTTCCAAAGGACTATACTTTCACAATACGAGATTTTGAACTTTCGGCGGGCGCAGGGTTCATTGTTGCATTGGCTGGAGATATATTGAGAATGCCTGGCCTTTCAAAGGTTCCCAATGCAGTGAATATGGACATAGACAATGAAGGAAACATATCCGGATTGTCATGA
- a CDS encoding bifunctional 5,10-methylenetetrahydrofolate dehydrogenase/5,10-methenyltetrahydrofolate cyclohydrolase gives MLIEVDNIIDEIKAEISSLKEKVPYEPKLVSLVVEPDESTKSYLNSQKRNAKKFGINLEIVESNDLTNDLRKYNEDDDTDAIFIARPLKKGYTELDIAKYINPEKDVEGVSLHNIGSMFYEKELFVPCTAEAVVKIIEDTTDVRGKNIVILGRSTTVGKPAAIMLQRHGRDATVTVTHTKTKNLKEITKEADILVAAIGKANFVDSTFVKEGMIVIDVGINVVDGKIVGDVNKDVSEICQLTPVPGGVGSVTTAILMRNVFRAANNKKGDMQL, from the coding sequence ATGTTAATTGAAGTAGACAATATTATTGATGAAATAAAGGCAGAAATATCATCACTTAAAGAAAAAGTTCCTTATGAACCCAAATTAGTAAGTTTAGTTGTTGAACCCGATGAATCTACCAAATCTTATCTTAACTCTCAAAAAAGAAATGCAAAAAAATTTGGAATCAACTTAGAAATTGTTGAAAGTAATGATTTGACTAACGATTTAAGAAAATATAATGAAGACGATGATACTGATGCAATCTTTATTGCAAGACCTTTAAAGAAAGGATACACTGAATTAGATATAGCAAAATATATCAATCCAGAAAAAGATGTTGAAGGGGTAAGTTTACATAACATCGGTTCTATGTTTTACGAAAAAGAATTGTTTGTACCTTGTACAGCAGAAGCGGTGGTGAAAATAATAGAAGATACAACTGACGTTAGAGGTAAAAATATCGTTATCCTTGGAAGAAGTACAACGGTAGGGAAACCCGCTGCAATAATGCTTCAAAGACACGGAAGGGATGCCACTGTCACGGTCACACATACAAAAACTAAGAACTTAAAAGAGATAACCAAAGAAGCAGACATCTTGGTTGCAGCAATAGGTAAGGCTAATTTCGTTGATAGTACTTTTGTAAAAGAAGGAATGATCGTGATCGATGTGGGAATAAATGTAGTGGATGGAAAAATAGTGGGTGATGTAAATAAAGATGTCTCAGAAATATGCCAGTTAACACCTGTACCCGGTGGTGTTGGAAGCGTCACAACAGCTATTCTAATGAGAAATGTTTTTAGAGCGGCTAACAATAAAAAGGGAGATATGCAACTTTGA
- a CDS encoding MalY/PatB family protein, with protein sequence MKNNFNEIVDRKSTESVKWNGVKSLYGRDDVIPMWVADMDFKSPPEVIEALKQRAEHGIFGYPMLDEDYFVPFINWIKARHGIEIKKEWIVTTDGVVDALKIAILAYSKPGDNVVIQTPVYYPFYNIIKSNGRMIIKNSLKFENRNYSMDFDDLEKKLSLKRTKLFILCNPHNPVGRVWKREELEKLVQLCIKHNVLLLSDEIHSDLVFSPNKHIPIFSISQDIKEGSLTFYAPSKTFNLAGLKASFAVIPNEQLRTEYKNVIESLSSDNLNIFGMVAAKVAYERGEDWLDDLLNYLRANIDYVYDFFNEKLPKVKLQKPEGTYLMWLDFRAYGDEQKVKDILVNKAKVGLEEGSIFGEEGKGFFRMNIGCPISMLKDACNNIYDAFKNL encoded by the coding sequence TTGAAGAATAATTTCAACGAAATTGTGGACAGAAAATCTACAGAGTCAGTAAAATGGAACGGTGTCAAAAGTCTTTATGGTAGAGATGATGTTATCCCCATGTGGGTAGCTGATATGGATTTTAAATCTCCACCTGAAGTAATTGAAGCATTAAAACAACGAGCAGAACATGGAATTTTTGGATATCCAATGTTAGACGAAGATTACTTTGTTCCTTTTATAAATTGGATCAAGGCAAGACATGGCATCGAGATAAAAAAAGAGTGGATAGTGACTACTGACGGTGTGGTTGACGCCTTAAAAATAGCCATACTTGCCTACTCCAAACCAGGAGACAACGTTGTAATTCAAACACCTGTTTACTATCCTTTTTATAACATCATCAAATCCAATGGCCGAATGATAATAAAAAATTCTCTAAAATTTGAAAACAGAAATTATAGCATGGATTTTGATGATTTAGAAAAGAAATTATCACTCAAAAGAACGAAATTATTCATCTTATGTAATCCGCACAACCCAGTGGGAAGAGTTTGGAAACGGGAAGAATTAGAAAAGTTAGTTCAATTATGTATTAAACATAACGTTCTTTTGTTATCCGACGAAATACATTCAGATCTAGTATTTTCTCCCAACAAACATATTCCAATATTTTCGATCTCACAAGATATAAAAGAGGGTTCTTTAACTTTTTATGCCCCAAGTAAAACATTCAATTTAGCTGGCTTAAAAGCCTCGTTTGCTGTTATCCCAAATGAACAATTAAGAACTGAATACAAAAATGTTATTGAGAGTCTTTCAAGTGATAATTTAAATATCTTTGGAATGGTTGCAGCTAAAGTTGCTTATGAAAGAGGTGAAGATTGGCTTGATGATTTACTAAATTACTTGAGAGCCAATATCGATTACGTGTACGATTTCTTCAATGAAAAACTACCTAAAGTAAAATTGCAAAAACCAGAAGGAACATATTTAATGTGGTTAGATTTTAGGGCATATGGAGATGAGCAAAAAGTCAAAGATATACTCGTAAACAAAGCAAAAGTTGGTTTAGAAGAAGGTAGCATCTTTGGAGAAGAAGGTAAAGGCTTTTTTAGAATGAATATTGGATGTCCCATATCTATGTTAAAAGATGCATGCAACAATATTTACGATGCTTTTAAAAATTTATAA
- the sdaAA gene encoding L-serine ammonia-lyase, iron-sulfur-dependent, subunit alpha produces MYNSAKQLLELCEKQKKPIYQVVIEEESKSSGSAPEIILSQMKEILSVMEHSSQSTLNKKVPSLSGMMGGDAQRVNNYQKDGKTLLGVIPNKAMAMALSTAEVNASMGKIVAAPTAGSSGILPAVLMTLEESLNLNEEDLIHALLVAAGIGRVIGQNATFSGAEGGCQVECGSAAAMAAGAAVFASEGNNEQIFHAASIALINIMGLVCDPIAGLVEFPCILRNASGAINALSAADLALAGVKSLIPFDEVVKAMYKVGKALPESLRETGLGGIAGTPTGCAIKNSLLKNG; encoded by the coding sequence ATGTATAACTCTGCAAAGCAACTATTAGAACTTTGTGAAAAGCAAAAAAAGCCAATCTATCAAGTAGTTATAGAAGAAGAATCCAAATCATCTGGTTCAGCTCCTGAAATAATTCTTTCACAAATGAAAGAAATTTTATCTGTCATGGAGCACTCCTCTCAAAGTACCTTGAATAAAAAGGTACCTAGTTTATCAGGAATGATGGGAGGAGATGCTCAACGGGTTAACAATTATCAAAAGGATGGTAAAACCCTTTTAGGGGTTATTCCTAATAAAGCGATGGCTATGGCCCTTTCAACCGCAGAAGTCAATGCCTCTATGGGAAAAATAGTAGCAGCTCCCACTGCGGGCTCTTCTGGCATATTACCAGCAGTCTTGATGACTCTTGAGGAAAGTTTAAATTTGAATGAAGAGGATTTGATCCATGCCCTACTTGTAGCAGCGGGGATTGGACGAGTTATCGGTCAAAATGCAACCTTTTCTGGTGCTGAAGGGGGATGCCAAGTAGAGTGTGGTTCAGCGGCAGCTATGGCTGCGGGAGCTGCAGTGTTTGCTTCAGAAGGAAACAATGAACAAATCTTTCATGCAGCCTCTATTGCACTCATTAATATAATGGGGCTGGTTTGTGATCCCATTGCTGGTTTAGTAGAATTCCCATGTATTCTGAGAAATGCTTCAGGAGCTATAAATGCCTTGTCTGCCGCAGATTTAGCTCTTGCAGGGGTAAAATCTTTAATACCTTTTGATGAAGTGGTAAAAGCAATGTACAAAGTAGGAAAAGCTCTTCCAGAAAGCTTAAGAGAAACAGGGCTTGGTGGTATAGCAGGTACTCCAACAGGTTGTGCTATAAAAAACTCTCTGCTTAAGAATGGTTAA
- the sdaAB gene encoding L-serine ammonia-lyase, iron-sulfur-dependent subunit beta, giving the protein MKNFGIFDVIGPVMIGPSSSHTAGAARIALVARRIAGVGYHHVDFFLHGSFAATYKGHGTDKALVGGILGFEPSDLRIKNSFLHAKEVGITYNFIPVNLEDVHPNTVKIEFHYPDGSYFYVIGSSIGGGNIEITNINGTSVIFTAENPTLLFRYKEQKGMIAYISNALYSKGHNIDLMRTIKEDDEVLLIVELNESLDSELYESIQNGKTFLFSKYIYVPISKIGKSND; this is encoded by the coding sequence ATGAAAAACTTCGGTATTTTCGACGTAATCGGTCCCGTTATGATTGGTCCTTCTAGTTCTCATACTGCTGGTGCTGCTAGAATTGCTTTAGTAGCTCGAAGGATTGCCGGGGTAGGCTATCATCATGTGGATTTTTTTCTTCATGGTTCTTTCGCAGCTACTTACAAAGGCCATGGAACCGATAAGGCTCTTGTTGGAGGAATATTAGGGTTTGAGCCTAGTGATCTACGCATTAAGAATTCTTTTTTACATGCCAAAGAGGTAGGAATTACTTATAATTTTATTCCTGTTAACTTGGAAGACGTCCATCCTAATACTGTAAAAATTGAGTTTCATTACCCCGATGGAAGTTATTTTTATGTAATCGGTTCTTCTATCGGTGGGGGAAATATTGAAATCACTAATATTAATGGTACCTCTGTTATTTTTACAGCAGAAAATCCTACTTTACTTTTTAGATACAAAGAGCAAAAAGGAATGATTGCTTATATTTCCAATGCTTTGTACTCCAAAGGGCATAATATTGATTTAATGAGAACCATCAAAGAAGACGATGAGGTTCTTCTTATAGTAGAATTAAATGAAAGTTTAGATTCTGAACTCTATGAATCTATCCAAAACGGAAAGACTTTTTTATTTAGCAAATATATTTATGTACCCATTTCAAAAATAGGTAAAAGCAATGATTAA
- a CDS encoding phospho-sugar mutase: MRDYKKIYYEWLNNPYIDERAKEELKSIENNPEEIKERFYKDLEFGTAGLRGKLGIGSNMMNIYTVGRASQALADYITDFGEERMKMGVVIAYDVRHFSKEFAKESALILAANGIKTYLFDDIRPTPVLSFAVRYLKTTAGIVVTASHNPKDYNGYKVYWDQGSQILDDVANGIIEKIEKIGYDFSKIKKISEEEALNKNLLQYISKEVDEEYIQRVEGLALRDEDLDKNIKIVYTPLNGTSNNFVRRVLKDRGFKNVFIVKEQELPDPDFKSVANPNPEYEVAFEEAKKLGYEKNAQLLLANDPDGDRTALEILDGNNYKMLNGNQVGALLVNYILESKSKKGSLEENSVIIKSIVTGDLTKRIAKKYGVSVLETLTGFKNICGKENELEKEGKSKFLFGFEESIGYIYGTFVRDKDGTIASMLISEMVGYYSKKNKNLIEVLEDIYQEYGYELENNYSLVLEGVEGQERIKRIMEKFRNNFPKEMGDLKLEQYADYLKRKIYNLTTGEINDITDIPSSDVLRFWFSDGSWYAIRPSGTEPKLKIYIYSNDKEKEKSKAKLDLIRNTVDSIIEHVV, translated from the coding sequence TTGAGAGATTACAAAAAAATCTACTACGAGTGGTTAAATAATCCATATATTGATGAAAGAGCAAAAGAAGAATTAAAAAGTATTGAAAACAATCCTGAAGAGATAAAAGAAAGATTCTACAAAGATCTCGAGTTTGGAACAGCTGGATTGAGAGGAAAACTGGGTATAGGTTCGAATATGATGAATATATACACTGTGGGCAGAGCATCTCAAGCCCTTGCTGATTATATAACAGACTTTGGTGAAGAAAGGATGAAGATGGGTGTTGTGATAGCCTACGACGTACGCCACTTTTCAAAGGAGTTTGCAAAAGAATCTGCATTAATCCTTGCGGCTAATGGTATAAAAACTTACTTATTTGACGATATTAGGCCTACGCCCGTTTTATCCTTTGCTGTCAGATATCTGAAAACTACTGCTGGAATAGTCGTTACCGCTAGTCACAATCCGAAAGATTACAACGGTTACAAGGTTTATTGGGATCAAGGGTCTCAAATATTAGATGATGTTGCCAATGGAATAATAGAAAAGATCGAAAAAATAGGATACGATTTTAGTAAAATAAAAAAAATAAGCGAAGAAGAAGCGCTTAACAAGAATTTACTTCAATACATTTCAAAAGAAGTCGATGAAGAATACATTCAAAGAGTGGAAGGTTTGGCGTTAAGGGACGAAGATTTAGATAAAAATATAAAAATAGTTTACACACCTTTGAATGGAACATCAAATAATTTTGTCAGAAGGGTACTTAAAGATAGAGGTTTTAAAAATGTATTCATAGTTAAAGAACAAGAACTACCCGATCCAGATTTCAAAAGCGTTGCCAACCCAAATCCAGAATACGAAGTAGCTTTTGAAGAGGCAAAAAAATTAGGTTATGAAAAAAATGCCCAATTACTTTTAGCAAATGATCCCGATGGAGATAGAACCGCTTTAGAAATTTTAGATGGCAACAATTACAAAATGTTAAACGGTAACCAAGTTGGAGCCCTTTTGGTTAATTACATACTAGAAAGCAAGAGTAAAAAAGGTAGTTTGGAAGAAAACTCTGTTATCATAAAATCGATAGTTACGGGAGATCTCACAAAAAGGATTGCAAAAAAATATGGTGTATCCGTTCTTGAAACACTTACTGGATTTAAAAATATTTGTGGAAAAGAAAACGAATTAGAAAAAGAAGGTAAGAGTAAGTTTCTCTTTGGTTTCGAAGAAAGTATTGGTTATATATACGGCACCTTTGTGAGAGATAAGGATGGAACTATTGCCTCTATGCTTATATCAGAGATGGTTGGATACTACTCTAAAAAAAATAAGAATTTAATTGAGGTATTAGAAGATATTTATCAGGAGTATGGTTACGAGTTGGAAAACAATTATTCTCTTGTGCTTGAAGGAGTTGAAGGCCAAGAAAGAATTAAAAGGATAATGGAGAAATTCAGAAACAACTTTCCCAAAGAAATGGGGGATCTCAAACTTGAACAATACGCGGATTATTTAAAAAGAAAAATATACAATTTAACAACAGGTGAAATTAACGATATAACCGATATACCTTCTTCTGATGTTTTAAGATTCTGGTTTAGCGATGGTTCATGGTATGCAATTAGGCCCTCCGGTACTGAACCAAAACTTAAAATATACATATATTCAAACGATAAAGAAAAAGAAAAATCAAAAGCAAAACTCGATCTGATTAGAAATACCGTTGATAGCATCATAGAACATGTTGTTTAG
- a CDS encoding tyrosine-type recombinase/integrase produces the protein MMDIDNTSDSIKDKDKIEGYISEFLSYLKFVKRRADSTIYEYKKILKSYKKFVQIYGLTRGCFLKYLEEISNLSQRTIKLRIVVLKSFLNYLYENGEISGKKYWKDANAKIPSDVPKGLTESQIKVFFSVIEDKFDKTFYSLLLKTGLRISEALWLEKEQIIFYNDHAELVINGKGNRVRYLKISKQYAEQLITFAEKNTPKGAQGKKYIFSNDNDVPITSRTMERRFKDYVIKANNKIDQLRTKGYNNINYINATPHALRHTCAKRLLNSGKNLEEVRYILGHTTISTTGIYVRSDSHSSVLDQI, from the coding sequence ATGATGGATATAGATAATACATCAGACTCTATAAAAGATAAAGACAAAATCGAAGGATATATCTCAGAATTTTTATCATATCTGAAATTCGTCAAGCGAAGGGCAGATTCTACTATATATGAATACAAAAAAATATTGAAGAGTTATAAAAAATTTGTTCAAATTTATGGTCTTACCCGAGGATGCTTTCTTAAATATCTTGAAGAGATCTCAAATCTATCACAAAGAACCATAAAACTTAGGATAGTTGTTTTAAAATCCTTTTTGAACTATCTATACGAAAATGGAGAAATATCTGGTAAAAAATATTGGAAAGATGCAAACGCAAAAATTCCAAGTGACGTTCCCAAAGGCTTGACAGAAAGTCAAATCAAAGTTTTTTTCTCGGTTATTGAAGACAAATTTGACAAAACTTTTTATTCATTGTTATTAAAAACAGGTTTAAGAATTTCAGAGGCTTTGTGGTTAGAAAAAGAGCAAATTATTTTTTACAACGATCATGCTGAGCTTGTTATAAATGGGAAAGGAAACAGAGTAAGATATCTAAAGATTTCAAAACAATACGCAGAACAGTTAATAACCTTTGCAGAAAAAAACACCCCAAAGGGGGCTCAAGGTAAGAAGTATATCTTTTCAAATGACAACGATGTCCCCATAACTTCTAGAACTATGGAGAGAAGATTCAAAGATTACGTTATTAAAGCCAACAATAAAATTGATCAATTAAGAACAAAGGGCTATAACAATATAAATTATATTAACGCAACTCCTCATGCTTTAAGACACACATGTGCAAAAAGGCTTTTGAACTCGGGAAAAAATTTGGAGGAAGTTCGATATATACTTGGACATACAACCATCTCAACTACTGGGATATACGTAAGATCTGATAGCCATAGTTCAGTGCTGGATCAAATATAA
- a CDS encoding TetR/AcrR family transcriptional regulator: MAKRQKTSKKNTKYKIEVLIDLAKGELLNHGITNFNYEKVIYDAKLSKSTVYKKFGKKDEFIIFVIKSLLDDFFTPFKKYVDDFNTFQEVLEYLSNLNFDVQSLMKEYPIDDLFEHPEITSIINDYYYQRFGKVIIEKIAEFQNAGQIRKDIEAKYILEFLTSVTKGMGMMLKDHDFKEVIGNYTKLIETALAYKINSEKE; the protein is encoded by the coding sequence ATGGCTAAAAGGCAAAAAACTTCAAAAAAAAATACAAAATATAAAATTGAAGTATTAATCGATTTGGCAAAGGGGGAACTACTCAATCACGGCATCACTAACTTCAATTATGAAAAGGTTATCTACGATGCCAAACTCAGCAAATCGACTGTTTATAAAAAGTTTGGAAAAAAAGATGAATTCATAATTTTTGTTATTAAGAGTTTATTGGACGATTTCTTCACCCCTTTTAAGAAATACGTTGATGATTTTAACACTTTCCAAGAAGTGCTTGAGTATCTCTCAAACTTAAACTTCGATGTTCAATCTCTGATGAAAGAGTACCCCATAGATGATCTTTTTGAACACCCTGAGATCACTTCCATTATAAATGATTACTACTATCAACGTTTTGGTAAGGTAATCATAGAAAAGATTGCTGAGTTTCAAAATGCTGGACAAATAAGAAAGGATATCGAAGCTAAATACATCTTAGAATTTCTTACTTCTGTTACCAAAGGAATGGGTATGATGCTCAAAGATCATGATTTCAAAGAAGTCATAGGTAATTATACAAAGTTAATCGAAACCGCCTTAGCTTATAAAATAAATTCTGAAAAGGAGTGA
- a CDS encoding D-alanyl-D-alanine carboxypeptidase/D-alanyl-D-alanine-endopeptidase, which yields MNNIKSKNQLRSSNFLTVLSLTIFILVFFNVSTVVIAAPISSRVPIARDNEDSSKIQIIEPSKIAEPVPKSVPTIPPSKTITNQIQNELISKFESFQGFVGFELRDLGTNEVLFNYNSDKLFIPASNTKLITALVALESLGDNYKFETKIYHTGEISPNFRGNLYIKGFGDPVLTSLQYKEILKRATVDRGIKRIYGDIIFDYSFMTEEGFGRGWMWDDPQPQIAAINIWQTSYESFKYKTNHEIKDYINFLTTLFLQEIGVEFWGEIRYDEVPFNANLLYTNHSPPLINIIQQMLETSDNQIAEQIFRNLGAIYGNGKIEDSENHFQKVIKETLGYDPTDYVIKDGCGLSMYNLLPPKMISDTLFYLYSKYQSKFFDYLASPYEKSTLENRFNFEIYAKTGTLYYDSAISGIFKSKSGKYYIFSLMENNFSFDVLKVKEFENSIINYLYENL from the coding sequence GTGAATAATATTAAATCCAAAAATCAGTTAAGATCCAGTAATTTTTTGACCGTCTTGAGTCTCACAATCTTTATTTTAGTTTTTTTTAATGTTAGTACAGTTGTCATAGCTGCTCCAATTTCGAGTAGGGTTCCAATTGCTAGAGATAACGAAGATTCCTCAAAAATACAAATAATAGAACCGTCTAAAATTGCTGAACCTGTGCCCAAATCTGTTCCCACAATCCCACCTTCGAAAACAATAACTAATCAAATACAAAATGAATTAATTTCAAAATTTGAAAGTTTTCAAGGATTTGTTGGGTTTGAATTGAGAGATCTTGGCACCAATGAAGTTCTTTTCAACTACAATTCAGATAAATTATTCATCCCTGCCTCAAACACAAAATTAATTACCGCCCTCGTTGCCTTGGAAAGTCTGGGGGATAATTACAAATTCGAAACTAAAATATACCATACAGGGGAAATATCACCTAATTTCAGAGGAAATCTGTATATAAAAGGATTTGGAGACCCTGTTTTAACTTCCTTACAATATAAAGAAATACTAAAAAGGGCAACGGTGGATAGAGGAATAAAAAGGATATATGGTGATATAATTTTCGATTATTCTTTCATGACCGAAGAAGGTTTTGGTAGAGGCTGGATGTGGGATGACCCCCAGCCACAAATCGCTGCAATTAATATTTGGCAAACAAGCTATGAATCTTTTAAATATAAAACAAATCATGAAATAAAAGATTATATAAACTTCCTTACAACATTATTCTTGCAAGAAATAGGTGTTGAATTTTGGGGAGAAATAAGATATGATGAAGTGCCTTTTAACGCTAATCTTCTATATACAAATCATTCTCCACCACTAATCAATATAATACAACAAATGTTGGAAACAAGCGATAACCAGATAGCCGAACAGATTTTTAGAAATCTTGGCGCTATTTATGGCAATGGGAAAATAGAAGATTCTGAAAATCACTTCCAAAAAGTAATCAAAGAAACCTTAGGATACGACCCAACCGATTATGTAATTAAAGATGGTTGTGGATTATCAATGTACAACTTGTTACCCCCAAAGATGATATCTGATACATTATTTTATCTATATTCAAAGTATCAATCTAAATTTTTTGATTACTTAGCATCACCATACGAAAAAAGCACTCTTGAAAATCGTTTTAACTTTGAAATTTACGCAAAAACTGGAACTTTATATTACGATTCTGCCATCAGTGGGATTTTCAAATCAAAAAGTGGAAAATATTATATTTTTAGCTTAATGGAAAACAACTTTTCCTTTGATGTTTTGAAGGTGAAAGAGTTTGAAAATTCCATAATCAACTATCTCTATGAAAACTTATAA